A portion of the Streptomyces sp. NBC_00376 genome contains these proteins:
- a CDS encoding 16S rRNA (uracil(1498)-N(3))-methyltransferase, with protein MTAPVFVVEQVPGGPEFVLEGPEGRHAVSVKRLHAGEDVVLTDGRGHWAEGVVLAAEGKDRLVLTGLTGVREEPPPVSRITVVQALPKGDRGEVAVETMTETGADAIVPWQASRCITQWKGDRGLKSLAKWRNTAREAGKQSRRVRFPEVADAMTTKQVAALLAAADFAAVLHEDREHDSEPLATVPLPEQGEIVLVVGPEGGVSPQELAAFAAAGARTCRLGASVLRTSTAGTAATALLLGRTGRWS; from the coding sequence GTGACCGCACCGGTCTTCGTCGTCGAACAGGTCCCCGGCGGACCCGAGTTCGTCCTGGAGGGGCCCGAGGGCCGGCACGCCGTGTCGGTCAAGCGGCTGCACGCCGGTGAGGACGTCGTACTCACCGACGGGCGCGGCCACTGGGCGGAAGGCGTCGTCCTGGCCGCCGAGGGCAAGGACCGGCTCGTCCTCACCGGTCTGACCGGGGTCCGGGAGGAGCCCCCGCCCGTTTCCCGCATCACCGTCGTCCAGGCCCTGCCCAAGGGTGACCGGGGCGAGGTCGCCGTGGAGACGATGACGGAGACCGGGGCCGACGCGATCGTGCCCTGGCAGGCGTCGCGCTGCATCACGCAGTGGAAGGGCGACCGCGGCCTCAAGTCCCTCGCGAAATGGCGCAACACCGCCCGGGAGGCGGGCAAGCAGTCCCGCCGGGTGCGCTTCCCCGAGGTGGCCGACGCGATGACGACCAAGCAGGTCGCCGCGCTGCTGGCCGCGGCGGACTTCGCCGCCGTCCTGCACGAGGACCGGGAGCACGACAGCGAACCGCTGGCCACCGTCCCGCTCCCCGAACAGGGCGAGATCGTGCTCGTCGTGGGTCCCGAGGGCGGGGTGTCGCCGCAGGAACTGGCGGCGTTCGCCGCGGCGGGTGCCAGGACCTGCCGGCTCGGCGCGAGCGTGCTGCGCACCTCCACGGCGGGCACGGCGGCGACCGCTCTGCTGCTGGGGCGCACCGGCCGCTGGTCGTGA
- a CDS encoding PhoH family protein — MTQTPTAQTTAPRQARAHFTVPASHPMVTVLGSGDALLRVIETAFPAADIHVRGNEVSAAGDATEVALIQRLFDEMMLVLRTGQPMTEDAVERSIAMLRATENGEGDGEETPAEVLTQNILSSRGRTIRPKTLNQKRYVDAIDKHTIVFGIGPAGTGKTYLAMAKAVQALQSKQVNRIILTRPAVEAGERLGFLPGTLYEKIDPYLRPLYDALHDMLDPDSIPRLMAAGTIEVAPLAYMRGRTLNDAFIILDEAQNTSAEQMKMFLTRLGFDSKIVITGDVTQVDLPNGTKSGLRQVQEILDGVEDVHFSRLTSQDVVRHKLVGRIVDAYEKYDNRDSHKRK; from the coding sequence ATGACTCAGACACCCACAGCCCAGACCACTGCGCCGAGGCAGGCGCGAGCCCACTTCACCGTCCCTGCCAGCCATCCGATGGTGACCGTCCTGGGCTCAGGCGACGCCTTGCTGCGCGTGATCGAGACGGCCTTCCCGGCGGCCGACATCCACGTCCGGGGAAACGAGGTCAGCGCCGCCGGAGACGCGACGGAAGTCGCTCTGATCCAGCGCCTGTTCGACGAGATGATGCTGGTGCTCCGCACCGGTCAGCCGATGACGGAGGACGCAGTGGAACGCTCGATCGCCATGCTCAGGGCGACTGAGAACGGCGAGGGGGACGGCGAGGAGACCCCGGCCGAGGTGCTCACGCAGAACATCCTCTCCAGTCGCGGTCGCACGATCCGCCCCAAGACGCTCAACCAGAAGCGCTACGTCGACGCGATCGACAAGCACACGATCGTCTTCGGCATCGGCCCCGCCGGTACCGGCAAGACCTATCTCGCCATGGCGAAGGCCGTCCAGGCCCTGCAGTCCAAGCAGGTCAACCGGATCATCCTGACCCGTCCCGCCGTCGAGGCGGGCGAGCGGCTCGGCTTCCTGCCCGGCACGCTCTACGAGAAGATCGACCCGTACCTGCGCCCGCTCTACGACGCGCTGCACGACATGCTCGACCCCGACTCGATCCCGCGGCTGATGGCGGCGGGCACGATCGAGGTGGCGCCGCTGGCGTACATGCGCGGCCGCACGCTCAACGACGCCTTCATCATCCTCGACGAGGCGCAGAACACCAGCGCCGAGCAGATGAAGATGTTCCTGACGCGGCTCGGCTTCGACTCGAAGATCGTCATCACCGGTGACGTCACCCAGGTCGACCTGCCGAACGGGACCAAGAGCGGTCTGCGCCAGGTCCAGGAGATCCTGGACGGCGTCGAGGACGTGCACTTCTCCCGGCTCACCTCCCAGGATGTCGTCCGGCACAAGCTCGTCGGCCGTATCGTCGACGCGTACGAGAAGTACGACAACCGAGACAGCCACAAACGGAAGTAG
- a CDS encoding carbohydrate kinase family protein, which yields MPADIPGIDPLDGLRAPQDPACDVFLTGTVFLDIIFTGLDSAPVRGTESWARGMGSSPGGVANMATALARLGLHTSLAAAFGDDHYGEYCWDALEQGEGIDLSMSHTVPGWHSPVTVSMAYEGERTMVSHGHEAPGPAVPAGEPAFPCCPPRARAAVASLAPGRSEPWVATAARNGARIFADVGWDESGRWDLGALTDLEHCQAFLPNAEEAMRYTRTDCPRAAAHALAERVPLAVVTLGAEGAYAVDSATGASAEVPAIEVEALDPTGAGDVFVAGFVTGTLADWPLADRLAFAGLTAALSVQEFGGSLSAPGWAEVAAWWQQIRTVAGQDPAALQRYAFLDELLPAAARPWPLRRAVPTIGFRHPA from the coding sequence ATCCCAGCGGACATCCCAGGTATCGACCCACTGGACGGGCTGCGCGCCCCGCAGGACCCGGCCTGCGACGTCTTTCTCACCGGCACGGTCTTCCTCGACATCATCTTCACCGGCCTCGACAGCGCCCCGGTGCGCGGCACCGAGTCCTGGGCGCGCGGCATGGGATCCAGCCCCGGCGGGGTCGCCAACATGGCGACCGCCCTGGCGAGACTGGGGCTGCACACCTCGCTGGCCGCCGCGTTCGGCGACGACCACTACGGGGAGTACTGCTGGGACGCCCTGGAACAGGGCGAGGGCATCGATCTGTCCATGTCGCACACCGTCCCCGGCTGGCACTCGCCGGTGACCGTCTCGATGGCGTACGAGGGCGAGCGGACGATGGTCTCGCACGGCCACGAGGCCCCCGGCCCCGCGGTCCCCGCCGGGGAACCGGCGTTCCCGTGCTGCCCGCCGCGCGCGCGGGCCGCCGTCGCCTCGCTCGCCCCCGGCCGCAGCGAGCCCTGGGTGGCCACCGCGGCCCGCAACGGCGCCCGGATCTTCGCCGACGTCGGCTGGGACGAGAGCGGCCGCTGGGACCTGGGCGCCCTCACCGACCTGGAGCACTGCCAGGCCTTCCTGCCCAACGCGGAGGAGGCGATGCGCTACACCCGCACCGACTGCCCGCGCGCCGCCGCCCACGCCCTGGCCGAGCGTGTGCCGCTCGCCGTGGTCACCCTGGGCGCGGAGGGCGCCTACGCGGTGGACTCGGCGACCGGAGCGAGCGCCGAGGTGCCCGCGATCGAGGTCGAGGCGCTCGACCCGACCGGCGCGGGCGACGTCTTCGTCGCCGGTTTCGTCACCGGAACCCTGGCGGACTGGCCGCTGGCCGACCGGCTGGCCTTCGCCGGACTGACCGCAGCGCTCTCGGTCCAGGAGTTCGGCGGATCGCTGTCGGCGCCGGGCTGGGCGGAGGTCGCCGCCTGGTGGCAGCAGATCCGTACCGTCGCCGGCCAGGACCCGGCCGCGCTCCAGCGGTACGCCTTCCTGGACGAGCTGCTGCCCGCCGCCGCCCGGCCCTGGCCGCTGCGCCGGGCGGTACCGACGATCGGCTTCCGCCACCCCGCCTGA
- a CDS encoding nitronate monooxygenase translates to MSSALTDLCRYPIVQAPMAGGASCPQLAAAVCEAGGLGFLAAGYKTADGMYNEIKQLRGLTGQPFGVNLFMPQPALADPSAVEVYRHQLAGEAAWYETPLGDPDSGGDDNYDAKIAILLEDPVPAVSFTFGCPTRDTLDAFAGVGTYTVVTVTTPEEAQAAQWAGADAVCVQGVEAGGHQSTHRDDPQTDGAGIGLLSLVSQVRETVQIPIVATGGLMRGSQIAAVLAAGAEAAQLGTAFLICPESGAGLLHKQALTNPLFVRTALTRAFSGRPARGLVNRFMREHGPYAPAAYPQVHYLTAGLRKAAAKAGDAQGMALWAGQGHRMARELPAGRLVRLLAEELDAARTAVSTRSTQ, encoded by the coding sequence ATGTCATCCGCGTTGACCGATCTCTGCCGGTATCCGATCGTGCAGGCCCCGATGGCGGGGGGCGCATCCTGTCCGCAGCTCGCCGCCGCCGTCTGTGAGGCGGGCGGGCTCGGTTTCCTCGCCGCCGGGTACAAGACGGCGGACGGCATGTACAACGAGATCAAGCAGCTGCGCGGGCTGACCGGTCAGCCCTTCGGCGTCAATCTCTTCATGCCGCAGCCGGCGCTCGCCGACCCGAGCGCCGTCGAGGTGTACCGGCACCAGCTCGCGGGCGAGGCCGCCTGGTACGAGACCCCGCTCGGTGATCCGGACTCCGGCGGCGACGACAACTACGACGCCAAGATCGCCATCCTCCTGGAGGACCCGGTCCCGGCCGTCTCGTTCACCTTCGGCTGCCCGACCCGCGACACCCTCGACGCGTTCGCCGGCGTCGGCACGTACACCGTCGTGACGGTCACCACGCCCGAGGAGGCCCAGGCCGCCCAGTGGGCGGGCGCCGACGCGGTCTGCGTCCAGGGCGTCGAGGCGGGCGGCCACCAGTCCACCCACCGCGACGACCCGCAGACCGACGGCGCCGGAATCGGGCTGCTCTCACTGGTCTCCCAGGTCCGCGAGACCGTGCAGATACCGATCGTCGCCACCGGCGGGCTGATGCGCGGCTCCCAGATCGCCGCGGTGCTCGCCGCGGGCGCGGAGGCGGCGCAGCTCGGCACGGCGTTCCTCATCTGCCCCGAGTCCGGGGCGGGCCTGCTGCACAAGCAGGCCCTGACCAACCCGCTGTTCGTACGGACCGCCCTGACCCGGGCGTTCTCCGGCCGCCCGGCCCGCGGCCTGGTCAACCGGTTCATGCGCGAGCACGGCCCGTACGCCCCCGCCGCCTACCCGCAGGTCCACTATCTGACCGCCGGGCTGCGCAAGGCGGCGGCGAAGGCCGGGGACGCGCAGGGCATGGCCCTGTGGGCGGGGCAGGGACACCGGATGGCACGCGAGCTGCCGGCCGGCCGGCTGGTCAGGCTGCTCGCCGAAGAACTGGACGCCGCACGGACGGCAGTGAGCACAAGGAGTACGCAGTGA
- a CDS encoding MFS transporter, with protein MSSRPRAAWPLVAVFTAGYLAAYLLPTIVGRLSVYLGLSTAQAGLVGSALLLSSATAGFTLAGRVETYGPRRPARIGLVLAMVGYGCAALAGSVPLVVMGAMIGGLGSGTATAVAAAGIAAQRDPHRTSSLGLLSVSATAGALYLTIPHLGGGHRLPFASIALVALLVWPATARLGGVTPTGPAAPVAGRLPHRRSGLVLAGGMLVWSMAQNALWGVSSRIGVSQVGLSEVTIGAVFAAALGAGLLGVMGAGMLGARLGRAVPIGMGTVIIAASIVLSSSAGNLGQFATGEILWNTVYPVVLSYLIGLAASLDVRGRWAVLAGSASSVGVACGPVLGSVLSEQAGYPVMGLILGSVTLLVAAPVTAVALHTGGRPLVPGSVRRRGGAPAALLAVTTGAVPGAVPKLGAPEQAVTEISLPVRRRRPVRAAFRTAGPAGVAGQSNAYASTSDR; from the coding sequence ATGTCCTCGCGCCCTCGCGCCGCGTGGCCCCTGGTCGCCGTGTTCACCGCCGGTTACCTCGCCGCCTATCTGCTCCCCACCATCGTCGGGCGGCTCTCCGTCTATCTCGGCCTCAGTACGGCGCAGGCCGGGCTGGTCGGCAGTGCCCTGCTGCTGAGTTCGGCGACCGCCGGGTTCACGCTGGCGGGCCGGGTCGAGACGTACGGGCCGCGGCGGCCGGCCCGGATCGGGCTGGTGCTGGCCATGGTGGGGTACGGCTGCGCCGCCCTGGCCGGGTCGGTGCCGCTGGTGGTCATGGGCGCGATGATCGGCGGTCTCGGCTCCGGTACGGCGACCGCGGTGGCCGCCGCGGGCATCGCCGCCCAGCGCGATCCGCACCGGACCTCGTCGCTCGGACTGCTCAGCGTCTCCGCGACGGCGGGCGCCCTCTATCTGACGATCCCGCACCTCGGCGGCGGCCACCGGCTGCCGTTCGCCTCGATCGCCCTGGTCGCCCTGCTCGTCTGGCCCGCCACCGCACGGCTCGGCGGCGTCACGCCCACCGGTCCGGCCGCCCCGGTCGCGGGCCGGCTGCCGCACCGCCGTTCCGGTCTGGTGCTCGCGGGCGGCATGCTCGTCTGGTCGATGGCGCAGAACGCGCTGTGGGGTGTCAGCAGCCGGATCGGGGTGTCCCAGGTCGGGCTCTCCGAGGTCACCATCGGCGCGGTGTTCGCCGCCGCGCTCGGTGCGGGTCTGCTCGGGGTGATGGGCGCCGGGATGCTGGGCGCCCGGCTCGGCCGGGCGGTGCCGATCGGCATGGGCACCGTGATCATCGCGGCGAGCATCGTGCTCAGTTCCTCGGCCGGGAACCTCGGCCAGTTCGCGACCGGCGAGATCCTCTGGAACACGGTCTACCCGGTGGTCCTGTCGTACCTGATCGGCCTGGCCGCCTCCCTGGACGTACGCGGCCGCTGGGCGGTCCTCGCGGGCTCCGCCTCGTCCGTCGGGGTGGCCTGCGGGCCGGTCCTGGGCAGTGTCCTGTCCGAGCAGGCCGGGTACCCGGTCATGGGCCTGATCCTGGGCTCCGTCACGCTGCTGGTCGCGGCCCCGGTCACGGCCGTCGCCCTGCACACCGGCGGCCGTCCGCTGGTGCCGGGATCGGTGCGCCGCAGGGGCGGCGCCCCTGCCGCGCTGCTCGCCGTCACCACCGGAGCGGTGCCCGGCGCCGTGCCCAAGCTGGGCGCGCCCGAGCAGGCCGTCACGGAGATCAGCCTGCCGGTGCGCCGCAGGCGCCCGGTCCGGGCCGCGTTCCGTACGGCCGGCCCGGCGGGCGTGGCCGGTCAGTCGAACGCGTACGCCTCGACCTCGGACAGATAG
- a CDS encoding adenosine deaminase, translating to MPLPKAELHLHIEGTLEPELAFALAARNGVELPYADTEELRTAYLFDDLQSFLDLYYALMAVLRTERDFEELADAYLARAASQGVRHAEIFFDPQAHTARGVPIGTVVEGLGRALDRSEERHGISTRLIMCFLRDESAESAMETLEAAKPYLHRISAVGLDSAEVGHPPVKFREVYEAAAALGLRKVAHAGEEGPPEYIREALDVLGVERIDHGLRCMEDPELVERLVADRVPLTLCPLSNVRLRAIDTLEEHPLRAMMDAGLLCTVNSDDPAYFGGYVGDTFHAVHEALDLDQERLRTLARNSFEAAFLDHDEERRARYLSEVEAYAFD from the coding sequence GTGCCCCTCCCCAAAGCCGAACTCCACCTCCACATCGAAGGCACCCTCGAACCCGAGCTGGCCTTCGCGCTCGCCGCGCGCAACGGCGTGGAGCTGCCGTACGCGGACACCGAAGAGCTGCGCACCGCCTACCTCTTCGACGACCTGCAGAGCTTCCTCGACCTGTACTACGCGCTGATGGCGGTGCTCCGGACCGAGCGGGACTTCGAGGAACTCGCCGACGCGTACCTCGCCCGCGCCGCCTCCCAGGGCGTCCGGCACGCGGAGATCTTCTTCGACCCGCAGGCGCACACCGCCCGCGGCGTCCCGATCGGCACCGTCGTCGAGGGGCTCGGCCGGGCGCTGGACCGCAGCGAGGAGAGGCACGGCATCTCCACCCGGCTGATCATGTGCTTCCTGCGCGACGAGTCCGCCGAGTCGGCGATGGAGACCCTGGAGGCGGCGAAGCCGTATCTGCACCGGATCAGCGCGGTCGGCCTGGACTCGGCGGAGGTCGGCCACCCGCCCGTCAAGTTCCGCGAGGTGTACGAGGCGGCCGCGGCACTCGGACTGCGCAAGGTCGCCCACGCCGGCGAGGAGGGCCCGCCCGAGTACATCCGGGAGGCGCTGGACGTCCTCGGGGTCGAGCGCATCGACCACGGGCTGCGCTGCATGGAGGACCCGGAGCTGGTGGAGCGGCTGGTCGCGGACCGGGTGCCGCTCACCCTCTGCCCGCTGTCCAACGTACGGCTGCGCGCCATCGACACCCTGGAGGAGCACCCGCTGCGGGCCATGATGGACGCCGGACTGCTCTGCACGGTGAACTCCGACGACCCCGCCTACTTCGGCGGATACGTCGGGGACACCTTCCACGCCGTCCACGAGGCGCTCGACCTGGACCAGGAGCGGCTGCGCACCCTGGCCCGCAACTCCTTCGAGGCGGCCTTCCTCGACCACGACGAGGAGCGCAGGGCGCGCTATCTGTCCGAGGTCGAGGCGTACGCGTTCGACTGA
- a CDS encoding ribonuclease Z, whose amino-acid sequence MSVRELVVLGTASQVPTRRRNHNGYLLRWDGEGILFDPGEGTQRQMLRAGVAAHDINRICVTHFHGDHSLGLAGVIQRINLDQVPHPVTAHYPASGQHFFERLRYATAYRESVELTEAPVAADGVLATTDTYTLSTHLLSHPVESYGYRLVEPDGRRMLPAKLAEHGIKGPDVGRLQREGAIGGVTLDDVSERRRGQRFAFIMDTRLCDGVQVLAEGCDLLVIESTFLDEDERLATDHGHLTAGQAARVARDAGVRHLVLTHFSQRYDDPAAFVAQARAAGFEGELTVAQDLDRVPVPSRHL is encoded by the coding sequence GTGTCCGTACGCGAACTCGTGGTCCTCGGCACCGCCAGCCAGGTCCCGACCAGACGCCGCAACCACAACGGCTACCTGCTGCGCTGGGACGGCGAGGGCATCCTCTTCGACCCCGGTGAGGGCACCCAGCGCCAGATGCTGCGGGCCGGTGTCGCCGCGCACGACATCAACCGGATCTGTGTCACGCATTTCCACGGCGACCACTCGCTGGGCCTGGCCGGGGTGATCCAGCGGATCAACCTCGACCAGGTCCCGCACCCGGTCACCGCGCACTACCCGGCGAGCGGGCAGCACTTCTTCGAGCGGCTGCGGTACGCCACCGCCTACCGTGAGTCCGTCGAGCTGACCGAGGCCCCGGTCGCCGCCGACGGTGTGCTCGCCACCACCGACACGTACACGCTCAGCACCCACCTGCTCTCGCACCCCGTCGAGTCGTACGGCTACCGGCTCGTCGAGCCCGACGGGCGGCGCATGCTGCCCGCGAAACTGGCCGAGCACGGCATCAAGGGACCGGACGTCGGCCGGCTCCAGCGCGAGGGCGCCATCGGCGGCGTCACGCTCGACGACGTCTCCGAGCGCAGGCGCGGCCAGCGGTTCGCGTTCATCATGGACACGAGGCTCTGCGACGGCGTGCAGGTGCTCGCCGAGGGCTGCGACCTGCTGGTCATCGAGTCGACCTTCCTCGACGAGGACGAACGGCTCGCCACCGACCACGGTCACCTGACCGCCGGCCAGGCGGCCCGGGTGGCCCGGGACGCGGGCGTGCGGCACCTCGTGCTGACGCACTTCTCGCAGCGGTACGACGACCCTGCAGCTTTTGTGGCCCAGGCCCGCGCCGCGGGGTTCGAGGGCGAACTGACCGTCGCCCAGGACCTCGACCGCGTTCCCGTGCCCAGCCGGCACCTCTGA
- a CDS encoding S41 family peptidase has translation MTQSAYLRYPHVQGDSIAFTAEDDVWLAPLDGGRAWRVCADNRPVAGPRISPDGTRIAWTSTRDGAPEVHIAPADGGPSQRLTHWGDARTAVHGWTPEGEVLVVSAQGQASFRRTWARAVPVDGGPARTLPYGPVGSLAYGPGGRVLLLSVTMGREAAAWKRYRGGTAGKLWIEQESPADGPAEFVRLHADLDGNIECPMWVGERVAFLSDHEGVGALYSSLPDGSDLRRHTGIEGFYARHASTDGTRVVYASAGELWLLDGLEGDGPRRIDIRLGGQRADLQPHPVHAGSHLDSASPDRTGRGSAVGTRGAVHWVTHSEGPARALAVEPGVRARLPRAFQADGDQHVVWVTDAEGDDALECAPATGTAPGAVPRRLAAGRIGRVLELAPAPDGSRFAVAAHDGRILIVERESGEVHEVDRSEHGDASGLVFSPDSSWLAWSHPGPEPLSQLKLAHLADLSVTEATPLRFRDFSPAFTGDGKHLAFLSERSFDPVYDAHVFDLAFIGACRPHLLTLAATTPSPFGPQRHGRPTEKSGGEGDQDNPTALPVTRIDLEGLADRIVPLPVEAASYSTLHAAKDGLLWLSHPVTGVLGTSGPTPDARRPETVLERYDLEKLRCEELASGVRDFAVSGDGKRVAMQTRGKLRVVPSDSRVAADDDDGGSDGGVTVDLSRIRRTLEPAAEWRQMYNEAGRIMRDNYWRPDMGGLDWDGVLDRYRPVLELVATHDDLMDLLWEVQGELGTSHAYVRPSGGWGDESTRQGLLGADISRTDEGSWRIDRVLPSETSDPEARSPLAAPGVAVRAGDAIIAVDGRPVDPVTGPGPLLIGSADKPVELTVSPVDGGNARHVVVVPVADEEALRYHDWVADRRAYVHERSGGRLGYLHVPDMVGAGWAQLHRDLRVEVAREGLVVDVRENRGGHTSQLIVEKLARRVIGWDLPRGRRPFSYPLDAPRGPVVAVANEFSGSDGDIVNAAIKALRIGPVVGTRTWGGVVGIDSKYRLVDGTLVTQPKFAFWFEGYGWGVENHGVDPDVEVVVTPQDYAAGRDPQLDEAIRIALESLAETPAKRAPGLPGLPEA, from the coding sequence GTGACGCAGTCTGCCTACCTCCGATACCCCCATGTCCAGGGCGATTCGATCGCCTTCACCGCCGAGGACGATGTCTGGCTGGCGCCGCTGGACGGCGGCCGAGCCTGGCGCGTCTGTGCCGACAACCGGCCGGTCGCCGGCCCCCGGATATCGCCCGACGGAACCCGGATCGCCTGGACGTCCACCAGGGACGGGGCCCCCGAGGTGCACATCGCACCGGCCGACGGCGGCCCCTCCCAGCGGCTCACCCACTGGGGCGACGCCCGGACCGCCGTGCACGGCTGGACGCCCGAGGGCGAGGTGCTGGTCGTCAGCGCCCAGGGGCAGGCCTCGTTCCGGCGCACCTGGGCCAGGGCCGTGCCGGTCGACGGCGGACCCGCCCGGACCCTGCCGTACGGGCCGGTCGGCTCGCTCGCGTACGGGCCCGGCGGCCGGGTACTGCTGCTCTCGGTCACCATGGGGCGCGAGGCCGCCGCCTGGAAGCGCTACCGGGGCGGCACGGCGGGCAAGCTGTGGATCGAGCAGGAGTCCCCGGCGGACGGCCCTGCGGAGTTCGTACGGCTCCACGCCGACCTCGACGGGAACATCGAATGCCCGATGTGGGTGGGCGAGCGCGTCGCCTTCCTCTCCGACCACGAAGGCGTCGGCGCGCTCTACTCCTCGCTCCCCGACGGCTCCGATCTGCGCCGCCACACCGGCATCGAGGGCTTCTACGCCCGCCACGCGTCCACCGACGGCACCCGCGTCGTCTACGCCTCGGCCGGTGAACTCTGGCTGCTGGACGGCCTGGAGGGCGACGGGCCCCGCCGCATCGACATCCGGCTCGGCGGTCAGCGCGCCGACCTCCAGCCGCACCCCGTGCACGCCGGCAGCCATCTCGACTCCGCGTCCCCGGACCGCACCGGCCGCGGCAGCGCCGTCGGGACGCGCGGCGCCGTCCACTGGGTCACCCACAGCGAGGGCCCGGCCCGCGCGCTCGCCGTCGAACCGGGCGTACGCGCCAGACTGCCCCGCGCCTTCCAGGCCGACGGCGACCAGCACGTCGTCTGGGTCACCGACGCCGAGGGCGACGACGCCCTGGAGTGCGCACCCGCCACCGGAACCGCCCCCGGCGCCGTACCGCGCCGCCTCGCCGCAGGCCGTATCGGCCGGGTCCTCGAACTGGCCCCGGCCCCCGACGGCAGCCGGTTCGCCGTCGCCGCGCACGACGGGCGGATCCTGATCGTCGAGCGGGAGAGCGGCGAGGTCCACGAGGTGGACCGCAGCGAGCACGGCGACGCCTCCGGCCTCGTCTTCTCGCCCGACTCCTCCTGGCTCGCCTGGTCCCACCCCGGGCCCGAGCCGCTCAGCCAGCTCAAGCTCGCCCACCTCGCCGATCTCTCGGTCACCGAGGCCACCCCGCTGCGCTTCCGGGACTTCTCCCCCGCGTTCACCGGCGACGGCAAGCACCTGGCCTTCCTCTCCGAGCGCTCCTTCGACCCGGTCTACGACGCCCATGTCTTCGACCTGGCGTTCATCGGCGCCTGCCGCCCGCACCTGCTGACGCTCGCCGCCACCACGCCCTCCCCGTTCGGGCCGCAGCGCCACGGCCGCCCGACCGAGAAGAGCGGCGGCGAGGGCGACCAGGACAACCCGACCGCGCTCCCCGTCACCCGGATCGACCTCGAAGGGCTCGCCGACCGGATCGTGCCGCTGCCCGTCGAGGCCGCCAGCTACTCCACGCTGCACGCCGCGAAGGACGGGCTGCTGTGGCTGAGCCACCCGGTGACCGGGGTGCTCGGCACCAGCGGACCCACCCCCGACGCCCGGCGGCCCGAGACGGTCCTGGAGCGGTACGACCTGGAGAAGCTGCGCTGCGAGGAACTGGCCTCCGGAGTCAGGGACTTCGCGGTCAGCGGGGACGGCAAGCGGGTGGCCATGCAGACCCGGGGCAAGCTGCGCGTCGTGCCGTCCGACAGCCGTGTCGCCGCCGATGACGACGACGGCGGCAGCGACGGCGGCGTCACCGTCGACCTCTCCCGGATCCGGCGGACCCTCGAACCGGCCGCCGAATGGCGCCAGATGTACAACGAGGCCGGGCGCATCATGCGGGACAACTACTGGCGCCCCGACATGGGCGGTCTCGACTGGGACGGGGTCCTGGACCGCTACCGCCCGGTGCTGGAGCTGGTCGCCACCCACGACGACCTGATGGACCTGCTCTGGGAGGTGCAGGGGGAGCTCGGCACCTCGCACGCCTATGTGCGGCCGTCCGGCGGATGGGGTGACGAATCGACCCGGCAGGGGCTGCTCGGCGCGGACATCTCCCGTACGGATGAAGGCAGTTGGCGGATCGACCGGGTCCTGCCGTCCGAGACCTCCGACCCGGAGGCCCGCTCCCCGCTCGCCGCGCCCGGCGTGGCGGTACGCGCCGGGGACGCGATCATCGCCGTCGACGGCCGCCCGGTCGACCCGGTGACCGGGCCCGGACCGCTGCTCATCGGCTCGGCGGACAAGCCGGTCGAGCTGACCGTCTCGCCGGTGGACGGCGGCAACGCCCGCCATGTCGTCGTCGTACCGGTCGCCGACGAGGAGGCGCTGCGCTACCACGACTGGGTCGCCGACCGGCGGGCCTACGTGCACGAGCGCTCCGGCGGCCGCCTCGGCTACCTCCACGTCCCCGACATGGTCGGCGCGGGCTGGGCGCAGCTCCACCGGGACCTGCGGGTCGAGGTGGCCCGCGAGGGGCTGGTCGTGGACGTACGGGAGAACCGCGGCGGCCACACCTCGCAGCTGATCGTGGAGAAGCTCGCCCGCCGCGTCATCGGCTGGGACCTGCCGCGCGGCAGGCGGCCGTTCAGCTACCCGCTGGACGCGCCGCGCGGTCCCGTGGTCGCCGTGGCCAACGAATTCTCCGGCTCCGACGGCGACATCGTGAACGCCGCGATCAAGGCGCTGCGCATCGGCCCGGTCGTCGGCACCCGGACCTGGGGCGGCGTGGTCGGCATCGACAGCAAGTACCGGCTGGTGGACGGGACTCTGGTCACCCAGCCCAAGTTCGCGTTCTGGTTCGAGGGTTACGGCTGGGGCGTGGAGAACCACGGGGTCGATCCCGATGTCGAGGTCGTGGTGACACCGCAGGACTATGCGGCGGGGCGGGATCCGCAGTTGGACGAGGCGATCCGGATCGCGCTGGAGTCGCTGGCCGAGACGCCGGCGAAGCGGGCGCCGGGGCTGCCGGGGCTGCCGGAGGCGTAG
- a CDS encoding histidine triad nucleotide-binding protein has protein sequence MAGEPQPDCLFCKIVSGEIPATIVRETETTVAFRDINPQAPTHVLVIPRVHHPDAAALAAAEPAIAADILREAGQVAADEKIVDTGYRVVFNTGSGAGQTVFHAHAHVLGGRGLQWPPG, from the coding sequence ATGGCGGGAGAACCGCAGCCCGACTGCCTGTTCTGCAAGATCGTCTCGGGTGAGATCCCGGCAACCATCGTCCGCGAGACCGAGACCACCGTCGCCTTCCGGGACATCAACCCGCAGGCCCCCACCCACGTACTCGTCATCCCCCGCGTCCACCACCCGGACGCCGCCGCGCTCGCCGCCGCCGAGCCGGCCATCGCCGCCGACATACTGCGCGAGGCCGGGCAGGTCGCCGCCGACGAGAAGATCGTGGACACCGGTTACCGGGTCGTCTTCAACACCGGCTCCGGCGCCGGCCAGACCGTCTTCCACGCGCACGCCCACGTCCTGGGCGGCCGCGGACTGCAGTGGCCCCCCGGCTAG